Proteins from a single region of Streptomyces sp. HUAS 15-9:
- a CDS encoding glycoside hydrolase family 6 protein — protein MYGSRAAAVMLGAGLLIAGCSSGDGGDDAGQGAKITQQPKGVDPFWVNPDGTAARQVAAYEKNGKKDDAEQIRKIAEQPTGEWIGPENPEQEAQGFTEAAEKSDRTALLVLYNIPHRDCGQYSQGGAADGNAYRAWIDGVAKGIGDRSAMVVLEPDAILHLVDGCTPDEFHEERYDLLKGAIAKLKSLKNTKVYLDAGNAGWGHPDQIFQPLKSAGIDQADGFALNVSNFYSTQDSIAYGKQLSAKVGNKHFVIDTSRNGNGPYTAGSPDERWCNPPGRALGEAPTTKTADPLVDAYLWVKRPGESDGQCKGGPKAGAWWPSYALELANAGK, from the coding sequence ATGTACGGCAGCAGGGCGGCCGCAGTGATGCTCGGGGCGGGACTGCTGATCGCGGGATGCTCCTCCGGGGACGGAGGGGACGACGCCGGTCAGGGGGCGAAGATCACCCAACAGCCCAAGGGCGTGGACCCGTTCTGGGTGAACCCGGACGGCACCGCGGCCCGGCAGGTCGCCGCCTACGAGAAGAACGGCAAGAAGGACGACGCCGAGCAGATCAGAAAGATCGCCGAGCAGCCGACGGGGGAGTGGATCGGCCCGGAGAACCCCGAGCAGGAGGCCCAGGGCTTCACCGAGGCCGCCGAGAAGTCCGACCGCACGGCACTGCTCGTCCTCTACAACATCCCGCACCGCGACTGCGGCCAGTACTCGCAGGGCGGCGCGGCCGACGGCAACGCCTACCGCGCCTGGATCGACGGCGTGGCCAAGGGCATCGGCGACCGCTCCGCGATGGTCGTCCTGGAGCCGGACGCGATACTGCACCTGGTGGACGGCTGCACCCCGGACGAGTTCCACGAGGAGCGCTACGACCTCCTCAAGGGCGCCATCGCCAAGCTGAAGTCCCTGAAGAACACGAAGGTGTACCTGGACGCGGGGAACGCGGGCTGGGGCCACCCCGACCAGATCTTCCAGCCCCTGAAGTCGGCGGGCATCGACCAGGCCGACGGCTTCGCCCTCAACGTCTCCAACTTCTACTCCACCCAGGACTCCATCGCCTACGGCAAGCAGCTCTCGGCGAAGGTCGGCAACAAGCACTTCGTCATCGACACCAGCCGCAACGGCAACGGCCCCTACACGGCGGGCAGTCCGGACGAGCGCTGGTGCAACCCGCCGGGCCGGGCACTGGGGGAGGCGCCGACGACGAAGACGGCGGATCCGCTGGTGGACGCGTATCTGTGGGTCAAGCGGCCCGGGGAGTCCGACGGCCAGTGCAAGGGAGGCCCGAAGGCGGGAGCCTGGTGGCCGTCGTACGCACTCGAGCTCGCGAACGCCGGCAAATAG
- a CDS encoding class F sortase, which translates to MSDGAGSTGTGRLVTCAAWAVLLFGLWLWGRELTGIPPGTSGAATGDVAGVGRPAGAELPPAAEPLGDALPQRIDIPELGVQAPVVGRGLDRQGAIEPPPFDQPGVVGWYAAGVKPGAVGTALMVGHVDTTTRPAVFYKISTMQPGETVRVVRADGRVADFTVDDVQVLPRDDFDARQAYGPRQAGRAELRLITCGGSFDRATHRYTANVVVSAYLTGTEP; encoded by the coding sequence ATGTCCGACGGTGCGGGATCCACCGGGACCGGGCGGCTCGTGACCTGCGCGGCCTGGGCCGTGCTGCTGTTCGGCCTGTGGCTGTGGGGCCGCGAGCTGACCGGCATACCGCCGGGGACATCCGGTGCCGCGACGGGCGACGTGGCCGGGGTGGGACGGCCGGCCGGGGCGGAACTCCCGCCCGCGGCCGAGCCGTTGGGCGATGCGCTGCCGCAGCGCATCGACATTCCCGAACTGGGTGTGCAGGCGCCGGTCGTCGGCCGAGGCCTGGACCGGCAGGGGGCGATCGAACCGCCGCCCTTCGACCAGCCGGGAGTGGTGGGCTGGTACGCGGCCGGGGTGAAACCCGGGGCGGTCGGCACCGCACTGATGGTGGGGCACGTGGACACCACGACCCGGCCCGCCGTCTTCTACAAGATCAGCACGATGCAGCCCGGCGAGACGGTCCGGGTGGTCCGCGCCGACGGCAGGGTCGCCGACTTCACCGTGGACGACGTACAGGTCCTGCCCCGCGACGACTTCGACGCCCGGCAGGCCTACGGGCCACGGCAGGCGGGCCGCGCCGAGCTGCGGCTGATCACCTGCGGCGGCAGCTTCGACCGAGCCACCCACCGCTATACAGCCAACGTGGTGGTGTCGGCGTACCTCACCGGCACGGAACCGTAG
- a CDS encoding HAD-IIA family hydrolase: protein MADRKPIESWLTDMDGVLIHEGVPIPGADSFLKKLRESGRPFLVLTNNSIYTPRDLHARLRRMGLDVPEENIWTSALATAQFLADQRPGGSAYVIGEAGLTTALHDVGYILTDHEPDFVILGETRTYSFEAMTKAVRLINDGARFIATNPDNVGPSVEGALPATGSVAALITAATGKTPYFVGKPNPLMMRAGLNAIGAHSETSAMIGDRMDTDVLAGLEAGMRTFLVLTGVTQPAEVDRFPFRPSEIVDSIAELVDRV, encoded by the coding sequence ATGGCAGACCGTAAACCCATCGAGTCGTGGCTCACCGACATGGACGGGGTGCTCATCCACGAGGGTGTCCCCATCCCCGGCGCAGACTCCTTCCTGAAGAAGCTGCGTGAGTCCGGCAGACCGTTCCTCGTGCTCACCAACAACTCCATCTACACCCCGCGCGACCTGCACGCCCGGCTGCGCCGCATGGGGCTGGACGTGCCGGAGGAGAACATCTGGACGTCCGCGCTGGCCACCGCCCAGTTCCTCGCCGACCAGCGGCCCGGCGGCAGCGCGTACGTCATCGGTGAGGCGGGGCTGACCACCGCCCTGCACGACGTCGGCTACATCCTGACGGACCACGAGCCCGACTTCGTGATCCTCGGCGAGACCCGCACGTACTCCTTCGAGGCCATGACGAAGGCCGTGCGGCTCATCAACGACGGCGCCCGGTTCATCGCCACCAACCCCGACAACGTCGGGCCCTCCGTCGAGGGCGCCCTGCCCGCCACCGGCTCGGTCGCGGCCCTGATCACCGCGGCGACCGGCAAGACACCGTACTTCGTCGGCAAGCCCAACCCGCTGATGATGCGGGCCGGACTGAACGCGATCGGCGCCCACTCGGAGACCTCCGCCATGATCGGCGACCGTATGGACACCGATGTCCTCGCGGGCCTGGAGGCCGGGATGCGGACCTTCCTGGTGCTGACCGGTGTCACCCAGCCGGCGGAGGTCGACCGCTTCCCGTTCCGGCCGTCCGAGATCGTGGACTCGATCGCGGAGCTGGTCGACCGGGTCTGA
- a CDS encoding ROK family transcriptional regulator encodes MGGVNRTKSGSGPTGANLLAVRSHNTALVLDLLRTAGAEGISRLELAERTGLTPQAVSKITARLREQGFAAEAGRRVSTGGKPRTVLRLVPEAGHAVGVQLDRDELRAVLCDLTGAVVGEVRTGLDFGAGAEPVVEAAAREVEGLVSGARVSLLRTRASLPGMRASLLGMGVASPGPLDHTNGVLHRVTGFPEWDGFALRDALAGRLGIPVVVDKDTNAAALGLAVAGEGGSFAYLHLGTGLGAGLVIGGSVHRGARTGAGEFGHQVIQLDGPVCGCGGRGCIEALCLAAVGRGDLTEAARVLGAGAANLVGLLDIDQVLLGGRTVAAAPEIFVRGVAGVLEERARREGALGGAVPVRVASGGVAEGAAQLMLAPVFGRADG; translated from the coding sequence ATGGGTGGCGTGAACAGGACGAAGAGCGGCAGCGGCCCCACGGGAGCGAATCTGCTCGCCGTACGCAGTCACAACACCGCGCTGGTGCTGGACCTGCTGCGTACGGCCGGTGCGGAGGGCATCAGCCGGCTCGAGCTCGCCGAGCGGACAGGGCTCACCCCGCAGGCCGTCAGCAAGATCACCGCGCGGCTGCGGGAGCAGGGGTTCGCGGCGGAGGCGGGGCGGCGGGTGTCCACCGGAGGCAAGCCGCGGACCGTGCTGCGGCTGGTGCCGGAGGCGGGGCACGCGGTGGGGGTGCAGCTGGACCGCGACGAATTGCGGGCGGTGCTCTGCGATCTCACCGGGGCGGTCGTCGGCGAGGTCCGGACCGGCCTGGACTTCGGGGCCGGGGCGGAGCCGGTGGTCGAGGCCGCGGCACGGGAGGTGGAGGGGCTGGTGTCCGGGGCGCGGGTGTCCCTCCTGAGAACGCGGGCATCCCTCCCGGGAATGCGGGCGTCCCTCCTGGGAATGGGCGTCGCCTCTCCCGGCCCTCTCGACCACACCAACGGCGTCCTGCACCGCGTCACCGGGTTCCCGGAGTGGGACGGCTTCGCGTTGCGGGACGCGCTCGCCGGGCGGCTCGGGATTCCCGTCGTGGTCGACAAGGACACCAACGCGGCGGCGCTCGGGCTGGCCGTCGCGGGCGAGGGCGGGTCGTTCGCCTATCTGCATCTCGGTACGGGGCTCGGCGCCGGTCTGGTGATCGGCGGGAGTGTGCACCGGGGGGCGCGGACCGGGGCGGGGGAGTTCGGGCACCAGGTCATCCAGCTCGACGGGCCGGTGTGCGGGTGCGGTGGGCGCGGGTGCATCGAGGCGCTGTGCCTGGCGGCCGTGGGACGGGGGGACTTGACGGAGGCGGCCCGAGTGCTGGGGGCGGGGGCGGCGAATCTCGTCGGGCTGCTCGACATCGATCAGGTGCTCCTCGGCGGTCGTACGGTCGCCGCGGCGCCGGAGATCTTCGTGCGGGGCGTTGCCGGGGTGTTGGAGGAGCGCGCTCGGCGGGAGGGGGCGCTCGGCGGGGCGGTTCCCGTGCGGGTCGCCTCCGGCGGGGTGGCGGAGGGGGCGGCGCAGCTGATGCTGGCGCCGGTGTTCGGGCGGGCGGACGGCTGA
- a CDS encoding Gfo/Idh/MocA family protein, producing the protein MTAGTPLRVGLVGYGLAGSVFHAPLVAATEGLALDTVVTSNPERQEQARAEFPDVRLATAPDELFDRADELDLIVIASPNRTHVPLATAALKAGLPVVVDKPIAGTAAEARDLAALAEERGLLLSVFQNRRWDNDFLTVRRLISHGELGDVWRFESRFERWRPQPKGGWRESGDPAEIGGLLYDLGSHVVDQALVLFGPATQVYAETDHRRSGAETDDDTFIAVTHASGVRSHLYVSATTAQLGPRFRVLGSRAGYVKYGLDPQEAALREGLRPGPQWGAEPESLWGRLGSGQSPLTGGGDPVPTLPGDYPAYYAAVAAALTGAGPNPVTALEAAAALDVLEAARRSARDGVAVTL; encoded by the coding sequence ATGACTGCTGGTACCCCCCTCCGCGTGGGCCTGGTCGGCTACGGCCTCGCGGGTTCCGTCTTCCACGCCCCCCTGGTCGCCGCCACCGAGGGCCTCGCCCTCGACACGGTGGTCACCTCGAACCCCGAGCGGCAGGAGCAGGCCCGCGCCGAGTTCCCGGACGTCCGGCTCGCCACCGCACCGGACGAGCTGTTCGACCGCGCCGACGAGCTGGACCTGATCGTCATCGCGTCCCCGAACAGGACGCACGTCCCGCTCGCCACCGCCGCCCTGAAGGCGGGTCTCCCGGTCGTGGTGGACAAGCCGATCGCGGGCACGGCGGCCGAGGCCCGCGATCTCGCCGCGCTCGCCGAGGAGCGCGGGCTGCTGCTCTCGGTCTTCCAGAACCGCCGCTGGGACAACGACTTCCTGACCGTCCGCAGGCTGATCAGCCACGGCGAACTGGGTGACGTATGGCGGTTCGAGTCCCGCTTCGAGCGGTGGCGGCCGCAGCCCAAGGGCGGCTGGCGCGAGTCCGGCGACCCCGCAGAGATCGGAGGTCTGCTCTACGACCTCGGCAGCCATGTCGTCGACCAGGCCCTGGTCCTCTTCGGCCCCGCCACCCAGGTGTACGCCGAGACCGACCACCGCCGTTCTGGCGCGGAGACCGACGACGACACCTTCATCGCCGTCACCCACGCGAGCGGTGTCCGCTCCCACCTCTACGTCTCCGCGACGACCGCTCAACTCGGCCCCCGTTTCCGGGTTCTCGGCTCGCGTGCGGGCTACGTGAAGTACGGCCTGGACCCGCAGGAGGCGGCACTGCGGGAGGGGCTGCGGCCCGGCCCGCAGTGGGGCGCGGAGCCCGAGTCGCTCTGGGGCCGTCTCGGCTCCGGCCAGTCCCCGCTGACCGGCGGCGGCGATCCCGTCCCGACCCTGCCCGGCGACTACCCCGCCTACTACGCGGCCGTGGCCGCGGCCCTCACCGGCGCCGGCCCCAACCCGGTGACCGCCCTGGAGGCGGCCGCCGCCCTCGACGTACTGGAGGCGGCCCGGCGTTCCGCCCGTGACGGTGTGGCGGTGACCCTCTGA
- a CDS encoding heme-degrading domain-containing protein codes for MHHPKITPKFTPEITPSVEELETQERHLVFPRFTHDDAWALGSLLVELARERQAPLAIDIHRSGQQLFHAALPGSTPDNDAWIARKRRVVERYGASSYLVGARFRAKGTTFEEASRLDPDTYAAHGGSFPVNVENVGIIGAVTVSGLPQLQDHRFVVEALEQFLGRPPQ; via the coding sequence ATGCACCACCCGAAGATCACCCCGAAGTTCACCCCCGAGATCACCCCGTCCGTCGAGGAGCTGGAGACCCAGGAACGACACCTGGTCTTCCCGCGGTTCACCCACGACGACGCCTGGGCGCTGGGCTCCCTCCTCGTCGAGCTGGCCCGCGAGCGCCAGGCCCCCCTGGCCATCGACATCCACCGCTCGGGCCAGCAGCTCTTCCACGCGGCGCTGCCCGGCTCCACCCCCGACAACGACGCCTGGATCGCCCGCAAGCGCCGGGTGGTGGAGCGCTACGGCGCCTCCTCCTACCTCGTCGGCGCCCGCTTCCGGGCCAAGGGCACGACGTTCGAGGAGGCCTCCCGCCTCGACCCCGACACATACGCGGCGCACGGCGGGTCGTTCCCGGTCAACGTGGAGAACGTGGGCATCATCGGTGCGGTCACCGTCTCCGGTCTGCCCCAACTCCAGGACCACCGCTTCGTGGTGGAGGCGCTGGAGCAGTTCCTGGGCCGGCCGCCCCAGTAG
- a CDS encoding LLM class F420-dependent oxidoreductase, which yields MSGTLKETVGRYGIWSVGLRSEDPARRAEIAEAAAELEELGYGAAWLGGSSAAHHAVPLLESTSRLAVGTSIQSIWQYEADASAAAFAEVETAHPGRFVLGLGVSHAKLADQYRRPYSALVAYLDALDAAGVPANRRVLAALGPKLLELSRDRAAGAVPYLVTPEHTAQAREILGEAPLLAPEFKVVLETDPARARALARDSLAMYLTLPNYTNSFLRLGFTEDDLASGGSDRLIDALYAWGGEDRIRDRVTAFHEAGADHVALQVVNDDTRDALPREEWRRLAALLA from the coding sequence ATGAGCGGCACCCTGAAGGAAACGGTCGGCCGGTACGGCATCTGGAGCGTCGGGCTCCGCTCTGAGGACCCGGCCCGCCGCGCCGAGATCGCCGAGGCGGCCGCCGAACTGGAGGAACTCGGCTACGGCGCGGCCTGGTTGGGCGGCAGCAGCGCGGCCCACCACGCCGTACCACTGCTGGAGTCGACCTCCCGGCTCGCCGTCGGCACCAGCATCCAGAGCATCTGGCAGTACGAGGCCGACGCGAGCGCCGCCGCCTTCGCCGAGGTCGAGACGGCCCACCCCGGCCGCTTCGTGCTCGGCCTCGGGGTGAGCCACGCCAAGCTCGCGGACCAGTACCGGCGCCCGTACTCGGCCCTGGTCGCCTACCTGGACGCCCTGGACGCGGCCGGGGTCCCCGCGAACCGCCGGGTCCTGGCCGCCCTCGGCCCGAAGCTCCTGGAGCTGAGCCGGGACCGGGCGGCGGGCGCGGTCCCGTACCTGGTCACACCCGAGCACACCGCCCAGGCCCGCGAGATCCTCGGCGAAGCGCCCTTGCTGGCACCGGAGTTCAAGGTCGTCCTGGAGACCGACCCGGCCCGCGCCCGCGCACTGGCCCGCGACAGCCTCGCCATGTACCTCACCCTCCCCAACTACACCAACAGCTTCCTGCGCCTGGGCTTCACCGAGGACGACCTGGCCTCCGGCGGCAGCGACCGTTTGATCGACGCGCTGTACGCGTGGGGCGGCGAGGACCGGATCAGGGACCGCGTGACCGCCTTCCACGAGGCGGGCGCGGACCACGTGGCACTCCAGGTGGTGAACGACGACACGAGGGACGCCCTGCCGAGGGAGGAGTGGCGCAGGCTGGCGGCACTGCTGGCGTGA
- a CDS encoding fumarylacetoacetate hydrolase family protein: MKLLRVGTAGAERPALLDAEGTLRDLSGIVDDIDGALLADDAALGRVRAAAEAGELPALDATGLRIGAPLGRIGKIVCIGLNYHDHARETGAEPPAEPVIFFKAADTVVGPTDTVLVPRGSEKTDWEVELAVVIGRTARYVESAEEALAHVAGYAVAHDVSEREFQIERGGTWDKGKNCETFNPLGPWLVTADEVPDPQRLSLKLWVNGELKQDGNTAEQIFPVAEVVRYVSQFMTLYPGDVINTGTPAGVALGQPEPKPFLRGGDVVELEIEGLGRQRQEFKNA; the protein is encoded by the coding sequence ATGAAGCTGCTGCGAGTCGGTACGGCTGGGGCGGAGCGGCCCGCGCTGCTCGACGCCGAGGGCACCCTGCGGGACCTGTCGGGGATCGTGGACGACATCGACGGGGCGCTGCTCGCCGACGACGCCGCGCTCGGCCGGGTCCGGGCCGCCGCCGAGGCCGGGGAACTGCCCGCGCTCGACGCGACCGGGCTGCGCATCGGGGCGCCGCTGGGCCGGATCGGGAAGATCGTGTGCATCGGGCTGAACTACCACGACCACGCCCGGGAGACGGGGGCCGAGCCGCCCGCCGAGCCGGTCATCTTCTTCAAGGCCGCGGACACCGTCGTCGGGCCGACCGACACGGTGCTGGTGCCGCGCGGGTCCGAGAAGACCGACTGGGAGGTGGAGCTGGCGGTCGTCATCGGGCGTACGGCCCGCTACGTCGAGTCGGCCGAGGAGGCGCTCGCGCATGTCGCGGGGTACGCGGTCGCCCACGACGTGTCCGAGCGGGAGTTCCAGATCGAGCGGGGCGGTACCTGGGACAAGGGGAAGAACTGCGAGACGTTCAATCCGCTGGGGCCTTGGCTGGTGACGGCGGACGAAGTTCCGGATCCGCAGCGTCTGTCGCTGAAGCTGTGGGTCAACGGTGAGCTGAAGCAGGACGGGAACACCGCCGAGCAGATCTTTCCGGTCGCGGAAGTCGTGCGGTACGTCAGTCAGTTCATGACCCTGTACCCCGGTGATGTCATCAACACCGGTACGCCGGCGGGGGTTGCGCTCGGGCAGCCGGAGCCGAAGCCGTTCCTTCGGGGCGGGGATGTCGTCGAGCTGGAGATCGAGGGACTCGGGCGTCAGCGGCAGGAGTTCAAGAACGCGTAG
- a CDS encoding YidC/Oxa1 family membrane protein insertase — protein MSVFANLVEQLADLLQPLFHASAAAAAIVVFTALVRLLVHPLSRAAARGQRARAALQPKVAELRKKHAKNPEKLQKAVLELHAEEKVSPLSGCLPSLLQLPAFFLLYHLFSNSTIGGESNGLLTHQLFAAPLGGRWADALGDGGVFGGDGLVYLALFAVVAAVATFNYVRTKRMAGVGASVPVGDGGEQVPGLAAVGRIMPFMSYLTIVTVAVVPLAAALYVVTSTTWSAVERAVLYR, from the coding sequence ATGTCCGTTTTCGCCAACCTGGTCGAGCAACTCGCCGATCTGCTCCAGCCGCTCTTCCACGCCTCCGCGGCCGCGGCCGCGATCGTCGTGTTCACCGCGCTCGTACGGCTGCTCGTGCATCCGTTGTCCCGGGCCGCCGCCCGCGGTCAGCGCGCCCGTGCCGCGCTCCAGCCGAAGGTCGCCGAGCTGCGGAAGAAGCACGCGAAGAATCCGGAGAAGCTCCAGAAGGCGGTGCTGGAGCTGCACGCCGAGGAGAAGGTCTCACCGCTGTCCGGGTGTCTGCCCAGCCTCCTCCAACTGCCCGCCTTCTTCCTCCTCTACCACCTGTTCTCGAACTCGACGATCGGCGGGGAGAGCAACGGGCTGCTGACGCATCAGCTGTTCGCGGCCCCGCTGGGCGGGCGCTGGGCCGACGCCCTCGGTGACGGCGGGGTCTTCGGCGGCGACGGGCTCGTCTACCTCGCCCTCTTCGCCGTCGTCGCCGCCGTCGCCACCTTCAACTACGTCCGTACGAAGCGGATGGCGGGCGTCGGCGCTTCGGTGCCGGTGGGGGACGGGGGCGAGCAGGTGCCGGGGCTCGCCGCGGTCGGCAGGATCATGCCCTTCATGTCGTACCTGACGATCGTCACCGTCGCCGTGGTGCCGCTGGCCGCCGCGCTGTACGTCGTGACCAGCACGACCTGGAGCGCCGTGGAGCGCGCGGTGCTCTATCGCTGA
- a CDS encoding DUF6412 domain-containing protein, whose protein sequence is MVRRWASPRPAAVLLLLVLDIALLDTGTLSATVALAATAAAGSALALCSLIAARCAPAVPPTRVRTAIRDRDRRTAFLPQRDPDASGRPRPRAPGQALPATTA, encoded by the coding sequence ATGGTTCGCCGCTGGGCATCCCCGCGTCCCGCCGCCGTCCTGCTCCTCCTGGTGCTCGACATCGCGCTCCTCGACACCGGCACCCTCTCCGCCACCGTCGCGCTCGCCGCGACCGCCGCGGCCGGGTCCGCCCTCGCCCTCTGCTCCCTGATCGCCGCCCGCTGCGCGCCCGCCGTGCCGCCCACCCGGGTGCGTACGGCCATCCGCGACCGCGACCGCCGTACGGCCTTCCTGCCGCAACGCGATCCCGACGCCTCGGGGCGGCCACGTCCCCGAGCGCCCGGACAGGCCCTCCCGGCGACCACCGCGTAG
- a CDS encoding winged helix-turn-helix transcriptional regulator yields the protein MALGKDYATQECSIARALEIVGERWTLLVVRDALYGVRRYNDFLVHLGIPRAVLSARLKTLTEEGILEKHRYQESPPRDEYVVTDRAIALWPALRALALWGREHFSETQLRYFRHAECGTELGSYGECPACGTFVPPADVLITPGPGLDPDPADPVSRALLKPKRLLEPLETGHA from the coding sequence ATGGCACTGGGCAAGGACTACGCGACGCAGGAATGCTCGATCGCCCGCGCGCTGGAGATCGTCGGCGAGCGGTGGACGCTCCTGGTGGTGCGCGACGCGCTCTACGGCGTCCGGCGGTACAACGACTTCCTCGTCCACCTCGGCATCCCGCGTGCCGTCCTCTCGGCCCGCCTGAAGACGCTCACCGAGGAGGGGATCCTCGAAAAGCACCGGTACCAGGAGTCGCCGCCACGGGACGAGTACGTCGTGACCGACCGCGCCATCGCCCTGTGGCCGGCGCTGCGGGCGCTCGCGCTCTGGGGGCGGGAGCACTTCAGCGAGACCCAGCTGCGTTACTTCCGGCACGCGGAGTGCGGTACGGAACTCGGGTCGTACGGCGAATGCCCCGCGTGTGGAACCTTCGTACCCCCCGCGGACGTCCTCATTACGCCGGGACCTGGACTCGATCCCGACCCGGCCGATCCGGTCAGCCGGGCGCTCCTCAAGCCCAAGCGCTTGTTGGAGCCCCTTGAGACCGGACACGCATAA
- a CDS encoding MFS transporter, producing the protein MTRFNERTLQHAATNTAPKTEAPPHPGATHPRATLALTSAATAVSLMTYTAPVVTLPGTVAALHTSVSAQAWLLNGTPLGLAALLLVAGSLADDYGRRRIFLLGTLALGLTTALSALSTTTWVFTLTRIAQGAASAAILASSLGLLVAAFPSPRGRLHATGVWGAFVSGGIAVGPLVAGSLPGWRVAYGVLGAATLVVAGLAVRPLTESRSPRGGRPDLLGALTFGPALVALVAALTLGRDGWLRAPVGLLFAAAVLLLALFSLVERRVSTPMIDLGLLRHRRFLASSAAGLFTGLTVIGLFSFLPAVLQQALHMSAMNTAWLFLLWSGLSFTVALQAKRLAGRVPPRLQLAIGFLLHAAGALTMLGAITAGSWPRLIPGLILGGIGSGLLNAALPLLAVESVPVARAAMGSGAQQTFRYIGSCAGVALTIALVTSSSGGFGQGTNAAIVVSAALAVVGAGSVVALRERG; encoded by the coding sequence ATGACCAGGTTCAATGAAAGAACTCTCCAGCACGCGGCGACGAACACGGCCCCGAAGACGGAAGCACCCCCACACCCTGGGGCCACGCACCCCCGGGCCACGCTCGCCCTGACCAGCGCCGCGACGGCGGTGTCGCTGATGACGTACACGGCCCCGGTGGTCACGCTCCCCGGCACGGTGGCCGCCCTGCACACCTCCGTCTCGGCCCAGGCCTGGCTCCTGAACGGCACCCCGCTGGGCCTGGCCGCCCTGCTCCTGGTGGCGGGCAGCCTGGCCGACGACTACGGACGCCGCCGGATCTTCCTGCTGGGCACGCTGGCCCTCGGCCTGACCACGGCTCTCAGCGCCCTGTCCACGACGACCTGGGTGTTCACCCTGACCCGCATCGCCCAGGGCGCGGCCAGCGCGGCGATCCTGGCGAGCAGCCTGGGCCTGCTGGTGGCCGCCTTCCCGAGCCCGCGGGGCCGACTGCACGCGACGGGCGTGTGGGGTGCCTTCGTCAGCGGCGGCATCGCGGTCGGCCCTCTGGTCGCCGGATCCCTGCCCGGCTGGCGGGTGGCGTACGGCGTCCTGGGCGCGGCGACCCTGGTCGTGGCCGGGCTGGCCGTCCGCCCGCTGACGGAGTCCCGCTCCCCTCGGGGCGGCCGTCCGGACCTGTTGGGCGCGCTGACCTTCGGTCCGGCGCTGGTGGCACTGGTCGCGGCCCTGACCCTGGGCCGCGACGGCTGGCTGCGGGCACCGGTGGGGCTGCTGTTCGCGGCGGCCGTCCTCCTGCTCGCGCTGTTCTCGCTGGTGGAGCGACGGGTGAGCACCCCCATGATCGACCTGGGCCTGCTGCGCCATCGCCGCTTCCTGGCGTCGTCGGCGGCCGGCCTGTTCACGGGCCTGACGGTGATCGGCCTGTTCAGCTTCCTCCCCGCCGTGCTGCAGCAGGCGCTGCACATGTCCGCGATGAACACGGCCTGGCTGTTCCTGCTCTGGTCGGGCCTGTCCTTCACGGTGGCCCTGCAGGCCAAACGCCTGGCGGGCCGCGTGCCCCCGCGCCTGCAACTGGCCATCGGCTTCCTCCTGCACGCCGCCGGCGCCCTGACGATGCTCGGCGCGATCACCGCAGGTTCCTGGCCCCGCCTGATCCCCGGACTGATCCTCGGCGGCATCGGCAGCGGCCTGCTGAACGCCGCGCTGCCGCTGCTGGCGGTGGAGTCGGTACCGGTCGCGCGAGCGGCGATGGGCTCGGGCGCCCAGCAGACGTTCCGCTACATCGGCTCCTGCGCGGGCGTGGCCCTGACGATCGCCCTGGTGACGTCCTCCTCCGGCGGCTTCGGCCAGGGCACGAACGCGGCGATCGTGGTGTCGGCGGCGCTGGCCGTGGTGGGGGCGGGGAGTGTGGTGGCGCTGCGGGAGCGGGGATGA